Proteins encoded by one window of Glycine soja cultivar W05 chromosome 15, ASM419377v2, whole genome shotgun sequence:
- the LOC114388101 gene encoding uncharacterized protein LOC114388101, protein MAASEGRPLVEAVEHKEDFYEHQEPSGCGYGCFQGFGLSWCRSHEEGKGLVEQKGNSWLSCKLRKIKEFSEVIAGPKWKTFIRKISGYGRKQQQKNRFQYDEHSYALNFNSGDKSEDDDTPPSFSARFSAPFPSARRQTE, encoded by the coding sequence ATGGCTGCTTCTGAGGGAAGGCCATTGGTGGAGGCAGTGGAACACAAGGAGGATTTCTATGAGCACCAAGAGCCAAGTGGATGTGGGTATGGATGCTTTCAGGGTTTTGGGTTGAGTTGGTGTAGAAGCCATGAAGAAGGTAAAGGCCTGGTGGAGCAGAAGGGCAATTCGTGGCTGAGTTGCAAGTTGAGGAAGATAAAGGAGTTTTCAGAAGTGATTGCAGGCCCCAAGTGGAAAACATTCATCAGAAAGATAAGCGGGTATGGAAGGAAGCAGCAGCAGAAGAACAGGTTTCAGTATGATGAACACAGCTATGCTCTCAACTTCAATAGTGGGGATAAGAGTGAAGATGATGACACGCCCCCCAGTTTCTCTGCTAGATTTAGTGCTCCTTTTCCCTCTGCTCGTCGCCAAACTGAATAA